aaaatgttcatcatctttctttcaAACTATAAGCAatgcaataatcataattataaaagaggTAAAAGGTAACTTCGTGGTGGTCCACGCGTTATGCTATCAATGGGCCATATGATTTTGCTTCAACACACCATTCTATCTATCAATGGGCGCCATATGATTTGATGACATGTGGACAAGCTACAGAACTCCACTTGCTAAACGGCagcattgaaaaaacaagattgCTCGCAAGTGCTTTCAGAAACAATCAAGATCAAGCCATGGCTAACGATAAGTGGGTCCACGCGCTAACATTATTGTTCTCTCTTGGACCGTTCTTCACTCTGTGCTCTTGCTTTCAGAAACAATCAATATCAAGCGATGGCTCACGATTTCTCAAGCGACTACTGGAATTTGGTTACAACAACTTGGTCCCGTTAACATTATTGTTCTGTCTTGAacaatttttatctatcaatttatttttatgttttaaaaatatttttaaaaaaatttaattttttttaaattaatatattttttaatatttttaaatcattaatgttaaaaataatttttaaaaaataaaaaaaatattattttaatatatttccaaataaaaaatactttaaaaaataatcaaaccacactttcaaatacaTTAAGACAAGtccaaacttttaaatttatgcaAAACAGTTACactttacttttttaaattttaaatattaaaaacattattcgaCTGCTATTCTACGAAACTTCAAGAAAATGTAAAAGTTATTCTATTATTAACATTTGAATGATACTGTTGTCTTGATGGATTTTTTGgtaatagtattttaaaatacagagTTTGTCTTACCCGAATAATAAACCcaaatttttattgaagataagaaattaatgttgattaaatttctatttttatttttattcaatattataggcttttctagtttttctatttttaaaaaataatttttctataaagttatatatatatatatatatcaactgtAGAAATAGTATTTGGAAATATACTTtgatatttgatgatttttagtATAATAAGCTCCTGCCACAAACATTTCCCATCCTCCAAATTACGACGtgttatttaagttatttttaaaaggtttttatttaGTGCCAATATGATATATGAAATACCCATGGCTTCTTTTACCTTCACATCACTAGCAACTGTTTAGTactgtgtttcaaaaatattttaaaaaaaaattaaaaaagttttaatttttttaaattaatatatttttatgtttttaaatcattttaatatgctgatattaaaattaatttttttttttaaaatatttttttatatattttaaaatgaaaaatattttaaaaaacactttaaaaaacaactagaaccacactctcaaacatgcTAATATATAATGTGATATGTGGACATTTGATGCCATAATCTCTGAATCACTGGAGGAGACACTAATATCATCATTAACCCTTCAAAACTCATTActttaatcttaatttatttgttattttcttcatatAAACTCTCTTCGTCTTCTCCCTCATTATATTCTGTCTCACTAACGTATTCGGATAGTCCATTCACAAGGTCattgtaaattatattattaattaaacatattaaattatttttttatataattttaattttaattatagttttaatcaagcatataattttttaaatcaacctaaactaaaaatattttttataaaataatttttttcaaactacaactATAATAATTACTAAAATACCAAACACATGCTAAATCAGTCAATAAaagtttttctaataatatacaCAGAAAGATCAAGGAATTTCGAGTGGTAATTTCGTGGTGGTTGCAACAACCAGGTCCACGCGCTAACATTATGGATGCGGTGGAGACTCATGACATGTGGAAAAGCTACAGTACTCCACCAGCTAAATGGCagcattgaaaaaacaagattgCTCGCAAGTGCTTTCAGAAACAATCAAGATCAAGCCATGGCTAACGATAAGTGGGTCCACGCGCTAACATTATTGTTCTCTCTTGGACCGTTCTTCACTCTGTGCTCTTGCTTTCAGAAACAATCAACATCAAGCGATGGCTCACGATAACACCATTTCTCAAGCGTGTACTGGAATTTGGTTGCAAAAACTTGGTCCACGCGTTAACATTATTTTCATGTCTTGAACCGTTTTTCTCTCCCTGcttggtttgtttttatattttaaaaatattttttaaaaaatttaattttttaaatttatttatttatttttaaattaatgtattttttagtatttttaaattattttgatacattaatattaaaaataatttttaaaaaataaaaaatatattattctaatatattttcgaataaaaatattttaacaaataattataatcatactTTAAAATATGCCTATGTTAATGCGGTGTAAGATatgctattatttattaacttgGTTCTTTCTTGTGCTATTATATATTAACTTTATTGTGAGGTATTTTACGAAGCACAGAGAAGTccttaacttttgaatttatgCAAAAACAGCTacactgtatttttttaatttttaaatattaaaaacattattagacTATTATTCTACGaaacttcaaaaatatatatataaactgtaaaaatagtatttggaaatagactttgatattttgatgattttagtgtAATAAGCTCCTGCCACAAACATTTCCTTTCCTCCAAATTACAACgtgttttttagattattttaaaagatttttatttatagtatttatatagtgaataTTATATGCTATATAATACCTGAAATACCCCATGGCTCTTTTTGCCTTCACATGACCCGCAGCTGTTCggtattacattttaaaaatatttttaaaaaaattattatttttttattttttttaaattaatatatttttaatttttgagattatatgttaatatcaaaaataaattttttaaaaataaaaaatattattttaatatattataaaataaaaaatattttaaaaatcaactataaTCATATTCTCACAATTTAGCTTGAGAATGAGAAACAAACTCACAGTCCTATATCTTTGCAGAATTCATTCTTGCAGTGCATTCATTAAAGAACTAACAAGCATCATCAAAAATACCCGAATCACCATCATCTTTGACACATTCAAATGGCTGCATAGTGTGTTGAAAATCCTCTAGGGCTAGCTAGGGCTGGCAACTCCCTAAGTACTTTCCCAGACAATGAAACAACAACATTGTCAATACTATTCTCGTCGGAAAGAATATTCTCCTTCCGAGTTGTGCAGATTAACACCCTtgctgctgtcaaatttgtaaAAGTGCTTGTAGCATTATCAATTCCAATCAAACGGCCATAACGAGGTCCAGAAAGATAGAGATAAACCAAAGAGATCAACCCAGCAAAAGCTATCAACAGCAatagctttatttatttttatttttttgaaaagagcTGATATAATTAATCAGAACATGAGTTTGTTCTGCCATCACATGAAAACCTAACATAACATCACACAGAAAGATAAACTGAAAACAATAAGGCTGTCTAAACTGGAGGTTCCCAAGCTCCAGGAAAGCTATGAACATCGAGTCTGCTACGAAGAATGCAAGAACAGGACAGAGCAGACAAAGCTCGGACCACCTCTGCTGAGATCTTACTGCTTGAGATCCTCCCCGAGAAAAAAACAGCAATAGCTTTATAGGGCCAGTGAGGATGAAAGAAGTGTTTGTTAAccaaaccttaataaaaaaaaactttatagcGCCAATATAGGTAAAGAAAGCGAAAAAAAGCTACCTAAAAGCAAAAACTAAagcgtttttcttttttatcttctttttttcaaatttttgctctctgttttttttttttttgaacttgctTTTTCTCACAAAGGAAAAAAGTGtttctcaaaacaaaaatttagtCCAATTGATCAGGCCTACTTATTTCTACTGCAGTCTCAGCTAAAGGCATAATAAGCAGGCCTCTTTGCTACTAGGCTTAGTTTTGTAAACGAATACATGTCATGCCTCATGACTAGTTTTTTAACGAGTATCAAACAGATAATCGAGactaaacatatttattattttataaattaacattTACTCTTAACACATAGAGGATGATCaatctaaaatttgattaaaggaCTTACTTTATCTATACGAAAATTCATCCATAAATATTACTTTGTtataataaaaggagaaaaacaatAGCTACAATAGAATCCCTAATCTCAATAAAAACCTAAGAGGCATAGAATACAGAACATTGCTGAAACGAAGGATGCAACATACATAATCTTTAGTTATATAAGCATACAAAGGTGGATCCATTCAAATGCAAACAGCACAGTATACAGAGCTAAAAGGCATGAGAAATGGAAGCAGAACTGAGCAATTAGATTAGCCTGCTTCTCTGTCGGGTTCCAATTTGATATTAAGCCTTCTTTAATAATTAGATTAACCCAACTACCCTTCTCTGTCACTTCTCTCTCCCCTAAGCCAGCATCTTGTAAAGCTTTCCCAATTGCTTTCTCCATGTCCAGTTACCTTGTCGCCTAAAGTCAGACTTCCTGTTATTAATATCTCTTTCTACATATAGACCAATGTTTCAACTGATGGATAGCGAGTCAATTAAGCATTTTAAATTTGCTTTATTCAACACATCAGGTGAACCTACCTCTAGTTTTGATTGATAAGAGGCAAATGATGCTAGTTGCTGTGGACTCATCTCTGCCATTAGGACTTCTCGTTCAGCTGATGTCTcaagaattttaaatatttttgctcCTTCTTCACTATCAATATCAGTATATATGTTAGAACTTTTCATCCCTCTTTGAAACTCAGAAACAATACCCTCTATAATAACTGAACGCCTGCAGCATAGAAAAAAAGCATCAATTATGATATTGTATTTAGCTAGAAATCTAAACAAATTTTGGCCACTTTATTAGATTGGAAAATCCTTACAAATAtgaagagtgtgtttggtattgcggtagctgttgtggttgtggtttgaaaaaagttgttttataaaaagtacttttagttgaggttgatttgaaaaaatagatgtttggttaaaactgtggttgaaattgaggttgaaaaaaaaagtagtttaatgtgtttggttaagaatgcttttgaaattgaggttataaaataattttaaaaaatatatattaatattaatggttttaaatttaaatattgtaaaattaattactcttattacatcatgaaaaaaataatactttatataaaatattttttattattccattaaactatttataatttcattacgtacaaaattcatccgataaaaactacagttttcataactttttaagcgtgtaataaaattagataaaatattatcagatataaaattaatattattgtgcgagtaaatttaattgactctatactagtttttcaagaaaaaaatattgctcacatcgcgaataaatttaattctctaaactagtattttttttaaaaaaattaatacaactattaaaataaaaaaacaaaaaaaaacgcaGTGAAGTGTGAACAGTGCGTGAACAGTTATATCAGCTACAGTGAACAGTACAAATTAATACGAGCAGtgcatgaacagtgcaattcattgTGAACAGtccagtgaattgcactgttcggTATTATTTATCAGCTACAGTGATGAGAAGCAGGTTTtgtatgctttttattttcggCGTTTTGAACGCAAAAGTTGCGTGGGTCCCATGCACAGTAAATCGAGTTTTTATTATTACCACGACAAACGGACTCGAAGTGATCATGCTGATATGGAGTGGCAATGTTTTCTCTttaggaaagggaaaaaaactaatttaaaatatactaGGCTGAtctatcaaaaaaacaaaatggctaTGTCAGTAGACTGGAAGTCACCTCTGGTTATTCAATTGCACCAGTTTAGCCCCCATTCTCTCTGATCTCACAATAGTTCTGCCGCCATTACTTAATTTCGAGAGGTAGTTGCTGATGGAgtgtaattataaaaaaaaattaaaattttttagaagtAATTAAAATGTAGTGGTAAGACTGTGGATGCAACATGTTGTTGATACCTAAACCAaatcagatttatttttaactgaaTCAATGTGGCCTAGGCCTACTTGATTgtgtttaaattgaaaaacatcaatttagtcTCCAAATATACAATGTCATCATTAATTGTGTTTcatgtcttttaattttaccaattttatttcaaacataacTTATATTCGAAAATAagtcattattcaatattgatgattaataataaattttgtataatttgcatAGGATTCTCTCATTCTCGTCAATTAATCCCAAAGCGAGGTTCCAAGATAAGCCTCAACAAaccttattttgttattttaaaacactAGATCTACCACACTCCAAAATATTCATATATCTCTTGTTTTATAGCATCTAATAGTGTTCTTGAGGACTCAAGCAGTGTAAAACGTTGAAACCAGGAGCATCATTAATGACATAAAAGTTCTCTAAATAGTtggaaaatatatgaaaaaaaaagaaaaaaaattgaacactaATAAAGTAGAGAATTTGatagaattttaatttctacTCAAAATTCGAGTGAAATCTCCGGTCAATGCAGTTGTATTATCTTTGGTCCCTAGATTTACATACTGTtatctttggtccttattttattattaattttagtccaAAGTTTTGATTAGAAAACCCAAAACTATACCTGGATTTACAATtcatacaaaaattattgatatttaatttagaaaaaaaaatattgttacctTAAGCGCAAGTAATAGCTGTAAGACTATGGATGCAACAAGTTTTTGCTTAATTCAGTACACTCCTTACACCTATCCCCCTGAGATGATTGGACTGAAGGTGTCATAATAGTCAATGACTGGGCGTTGATGAAATCCCTTGACTAGAGTTAGGAGGTAGGAGTTGCCAGGTTCCATTTCGAATAAGAGCATTATATGCTTCTGACATGGCTTGATGCCATTTTGGATCTTTGAGTGCCTGTGCTTATGTCATGGGTTCAAGATCAGAATTCTTGGATAACGAGGTGTGAAGATTCAGTTTTTGAAGAGGTTCGTGAATGTTATTCTTGGCCCTTGTTTGTATGGGATGGTTCGATTGGGTAGCTGTTGGTAGGTTATTTGTGGTACTTATTTGAGGTGTCTGGTTTTGGATAATGGTTGTGTTGAGTGGAGAAGTTTCAGAGTCAGGGGTTGTAACGTGTGTGACTGTTGGAGCTTCATTGCTGAGTTGCTGGTGAGGGCCACCTACAGATGGTGGTATGAGTGCTGGAGTGACAGTGCTGAGTTCGATAATTGGTGGTAGACATGTAGAGACTGTGGATGATTCGGGTCGTTGAGCTTGTGTAAGAGTTGATTTAAAAGGGAAAATTGATTCAATAAACTTGACATGCcttgaaacaaaaatttttaaCGTTGATGGATCATAGCAAAGATAGGCACTTTGAGTTAGAGAATACCTAAAAAAGATACATGGTTTAGAACTAGGTTCCAATTTATGAGAGGTATATGGACAAAGCCAAGAATAGCAGAGACAACGAAAAACCGTGAGTTTGGAGTAATTGGGAGGTGAATCAAAGTTTTTTTGTAAGGAGAAAACATATTTAATGTTTGTGTTGGCATCCTATTAATTAAGTAGACTGCTGTAGAAAATGCATATGGCCAATAACTTAAATAGAAGCATGAGAGAGGAGAGTGAGACCTATTTTAACAATGTGGAGGTGTTTCTGTTTAGAAAAACCATTTTGTTTAGGTGTGTGAGGTGGAGTGATAAGGTGAGAGATATCATGAAACGTAAGAAGGTTAGCAAGCCCAATATACTCACCGTCATTATTAGAGTACAATGTATGAATGTTTtgattgaagtgtttttttgtaATGGCTTTGAATCTAAGGAATATGtattttacttgtgatttttgttttaaaggaTAAAGCCAAATATACTTATGAAATGATCAACAAAAAAGACACAATACTTAAAACCATCAGAAGATATAATTGGTGAAGTCCATACATCTGAAAAGATGATTTGAAAGGGGCGGGTGGAAGTAATTGTTGATTTGGAAAACGAAAGTTTGTAACTCTTATTGCAATGACATGCAGTACAAGACAAATTTTAAACACTGGAAGAAGATAAACCAAGTTTGTTTTTAGAGATGACATGATTTAGAATAGGAAGAGTAGGATGTCCAAATCGGTGATGTCAGTTGAATGAGGTGGTTTAGATGGTGGAAAAGGCAAATAGAGGTGTGGAAGTTGGCCACTCATAAACACCATCCTTAGCTTTACCCATCAAAAGCATTGCTCCTGTGTGAAGATcttgacaagaaaaataaattgtaagaaTTCAATGGAAGCATTGCTTGAAATGCAGAATTTAGAAatggaaattaaatttcttgCAATGTTGGCTACACAGAGAACATTGGTCAAAGAAAACTGAGTATTGGAGTTGTGAAGAGAGGTAGAACCAGTTTGTGTTATTGGAAGTCCTGTGCCATCTCCAATCATAATGTCGTTAGATCCATTGTATGGAGCATGAATTGGAGCATGAATTGAGAGGTTGTTTAAATCGGAGGTAACATGATGAGAAGCACCACTATCTCACAGCCAAGCTGGATTGTGGTTAGAGTTGGTAGCAAAGTGTGCTTTTGGTTGCAAGGGTGAGTTTGACATTGCTGAAGTGATGTTGTTGGGTGCTGCAATAGGTATGAATTTGAAAGAGCGACAGTACTTAGTTGTACATCCTTGGATTCTGTAGATTTAGTAAAAACCAAGGTATGGCTTTTGAGAGTTGTGAGATCCAGGTTGTGGAGAGGTAGAAAGCCAATTATTATATGTGTTGGACGAGCGCCAACCTATATTGCTGTTGTTAGTATTGGATGATGAATGCCAGCCTGTGTTTTTGCCAGAGGAAGAGGTTGAGTGTGGCAAGTGACGGGAGCCAGTATAGGCACAGTTAGCTATATGAGCAAAGGCAGGAAAATAGGCTTGGGCAGTGTTATTGGTATTTTGCAGAGATGCTTCAAAGTTTAGAAGTTTTTTATGTAGCTCATCAAAGGAGATTGGAGTATCTCGAGCTTGTACTGCCCTAGCCAATTCTTTGTATTCAGCACCAAGTCCCTCAAGAATTCTTTCTAAGAGATCTTCAATATCAACTAGTGCTCCAAGAATGGCAAGCTCATCATCTCGGGCTTTCATGGTCTGAAGGAACTCAGAGACACCCATCGATCcctttgtgatttgttttaattggtttttcacTTGCTTGATTCTGTCACAAGATGGTTTGGCATATGTATCGGCCAATATTGTCCAGGCTTCCATTGATGTTTGTGCTTGAGCAATGAACGACATTATTGTAGGTGAAAGAGAACCAAGAATGGCATTGAGAAGTAGTTCATCCTGTCTCATCCATAGTGTGTAGTGGTTCCTTGAAGATTTGATGCTGGACAGGAAAGTGATCCATCAATGAATTGAAGGAGATCATATCCTATGAGTAGAGTTTGGAATTGAAATTTCCAGGCTAGATAGTTGATGAAGGTAAGTTTTAATGGAGTTTAGGCCgctaacagaaaaaaaagaaagaacagagCTAACAAAATTGCTTATTCTATTGAATCAATCAATCAGGTCTATATATAACGAAAGAGAACAGAGCTAACAGAATTGCCTAATCTTGAGCTGACAGAATAGCTCACAGAATTTGCCTATACATTCGGTTGCCTATATGCTCGGGAGAATAATGCTGGAAGGTTGGAGAAAACAAATTGTACACTTGTTTGTTATAACAGCTATACACTGATGCAACATGTTGTTGTTGATGCCTAAGCTGAATAAAACCAATGCTATTTTATCTGCCTGGAAGTGTTTTCAAAGTGTAAGATTCGCTGTGGTTGAGTGATCATTCATTGTTATCACATTTTATTCTCCGTTACTTTACTTTGAATTTTGGTGATTGTGAGATGTATTCTTCACTTTGGTATCATTGGCATCCTCCAAGATTATGATATCAGCgaaaaacaagatattaaaaatgaatgcATTCACAAGATATTAAAATCTCCCATCATTCATATTGAATACACGAAGGGTTGCATTCATGAAAAACTCCCTTTTTAAACATCTATTTGAACTCAAAACCAATATAACAATATGTGAGTAAACTCACTTGCCAATTTCAATCAACTCATTAAATCATAGataaatatgaaaacataaggattaaatactattttctaAGATTACAaggacaaattaattattttctaaattagatTTCGTCATCGGGGTTCTTACCAACAAACCCTAAATCGAGGGCATGTCCTTGCAGCTTCGTAAATAAAAAGTCACTCCATTGCTTAGGTGTAGACGCTGTGATTGAACCACAAGTGGGATGAAGAAGCAGATGATATGTCGGTGGTGAAGGCATCACTGTATGTTTTCCCACTTCTAACTCTTCAAATGAATCTGACTTTCCTGCTATCACATGGACACCACATTCGTTAATGTGCAGAGCTTCCCACCATTCGTAATAAAAGTATAGTTCCAATTCGTCATCTGCACAGTAATCTTCCATTGCCATTTCACTTCTACTTATGTATCTCATCCATCCCGTTGTCATTTCACTTCTATTTAGGTATATTAGCCTTCCCTCAATTCTTGGTGCTCCAGGACCTTTAAACAAATGAATATTGttgcttttatttcttataataataaaaatgtctAAGTAATAATAATCTTTCATCCAAAGAACTAAGCCATGGAAAACTGGAGGTAAAtggaatgacaatgcgtatccTTCTCCACTGTAGC
This genomic stretch from Populus alba chromosome 19, ASM523922v2, whole genome shotgun sequence harbors:
- the LOC140955159 gene encoding uncharacterized protein, giving the protein MCNGRHRYCIHDIRSEMPNWMSYSGEGYALSFHLPPVFHGLVLWMKDYYYLDIFIIIRNKSNNIHLFKGPGAPRIEGRLIYLNRSEMTTGWMRYISRSEMAMEDYCADDELELYFYYEWWEALHINECGVHVIAGKSDSFEELEVGKHTVMPSPPTYHLLLHPTCGSITASTPKQWSDFLFTKLQGHALDLGFVGKNPDDEI